A region of Planktomarina temperata RCA23 DNA encodes the following proteins:
- a CDS encoding ribose-phosphate pyrophosphokinase codes for MASVHGPKLIAGNSNLKLARSVARRMSLHRGMNVDLVDARVERFNDGEIFVEVYENVRDEDMFIIQPTSRPANDALMELLIIADALKRSSASRITAVIPYFGYARQDRRSKARTPITAKLVANMLEEAGIERVLTLDLHATQIQGFFDIPVDNLYASPVFALDVKHHFKDQMDNLMVVSPDVGGVARARDLAQRIGAPLSIVDKRREKAGEVAEMTVIGNVEGRTCLIVDDIVDTAGTLCKAADVLMENGAKEVHSYITHGVLSGPAVDRITKSVMKNLVITDTIEATDAVANAPNIRIVQTAPMFAQAILNTWSGTSVSSLFSTESLSAIYEGIYDCS; via the coding sequence ATGGCATCTGTTCATGGTCCAAAACTCATCGCTGGGAATTCCAACTTAAAGCTGGCGCGCTCCGTGGCGCGGCGCATGTCTTTGCATCGGGGCATGAATGTGGATCTTGTGGATGCGCGGGTTGAACGCTTCAACGATGGTGAAATTTTCGTCGAAGTATATGAAAATGTCCGTGATGAGGATATGTTCATCATTCAACCCACCTCACGCCCCGCCAATGACGCGCTAATGGAGCTTTTGATCATCGCCGATGCTCTAAAACGCTCCTCCGCCAGCCGCATCACCGCCGTGATTCCTTATTTCGGCTATGCGCGCCAAGACCGTCGCAGCAAAGCACGCACGCCGATCACCGCCAAGCTGGTGGCCAACATGCTCGAAGAGGCCGGGATCGAGCGGGTTCTCACCCTTGATCTTCATGCCACACAAATTCAGGGATTTTTCGATATTCCGGTCGACAATCTCTATGCCTCCCCCGTCTTTGCCTTAGACGTCAAACATCATTTTAAAGACCAAATGGACAATCTGATGGTCGTCTCCCCCGATGTGGGCGGCGTGGCCCGCGCACGTGATTTGGCACAACGCATCGGTGCGCCACTCTCCATTGTCGACAAACGCCGTGAGAAGGCCGGTGAAGTGGCGGAAATGACGGTGATTGGCAATGTCGAAGGCCGCACTTGCTTGATTGTGGATGATATCGTCGATACCGCCGGCACACTGTGCAAAGCGGCTGACGTCTTGATGGAGAATGGTGCGAAAGAAGTCCATTCCTACATCACTCATGGGGTCCTATCAGGTCCTGCGGTGGATCGGATTACCAAATCTGTGATGAAAAACCTGGTCATTACAGACACGATTGAGGCCACCGATGCGGTCGCCAATGCGCCCAATATCCGCATCGTTCAAACAGCCCCGATGTTCGCGCAGGCCATTTTGAACACTTGGAGCGGCACGTCGGTTTCCTCTCTTTTCTCAACTGAGTCTTTATCGGCGATCTACGAGGGCATTTACGACTGCAGCTAA
- a CDS encoding H-type lectin domain-containing protein: MKRISSHTIGMDQGTLELFSDFQDGGEMWTGSGTRKVSRAVEFSEAFTAQPMVQVSLTMWDMGSDSNARADIRAENVTETGFDLVFRTWSDTRIARVSASWLAIGDVADPEQWDLY; encoded by the coding sequence ATGAAACGTATATCATCACATACCATTGGGATGGATCAAGGAACGCTTGAATTGTTTTCGGACTTTCAAGACGGTGGAGAGATGTGGACAGGGTCCGGTACTCGCAAGGTTTCGCGGGCGGTTGAATTTTCTGAAGCCTTTACCGCGCAACCGATGGTCCAGGTCAGCCTCACCATGTGGGACATGGGCAGTGACAGCAATGCCCGGGCTGACATTCGGGCGGAAAACGTGACTGAGACAGGATTTGACCTGGTGTTCCGCACTTGGTCTGACACACGCATTGCCCGGGTGAGTGCCAGTTGGCTGGCGATTGGGGACGTGGCAGATCCCGAGCAATGGGACCTTTACTAA
- a CDS encoding F0F1 ATP synthase subunit epsilon translates to MADTLNFDLVSPERSLASFEATAVQIPGSEGDMTAMANHEPVLTTLRPGVLSVSAAGGVSEYVVTGGFAEVTAQGVTVIAERAMAKADVTQEDMDGIIAGAAEAVEKASEEAQEAARKVQSDVVALAAALGLNAA, encoded by the coding sequence ATGGCAGATACATTGAACTTTGATCTGGTCAGCCCTGAAAGAAGCCTCGCTTCTTTTGAGGCGACTGCGGTCCAAATTCCGGGATCGGAAGGGGACATGACAGCCATGGCGAACCATGAGCCTGTTTTGACCACTTTGCGGCCTGGCGTCTTGTCGGTCAGTGCCGCCGGCGGTGTCAGCGAGTATGTTGTCACCGGCGGTTTTGCTGAGGTCACAGCGCAGGGCGTGACCGTGATCGCCGAGCGTGCGATGGCAAAAGCGGATGTCACCCAGGAAGATATGGATGGCATCATAGCTGGCGCAGCCGAGGCGGTTGAGAAGGCCAGTGAAGAGGCGCAGGAGGCGGCACGCAAGGTGCAGTCTGATGTGGTGGCTCTGGCCGCCGCCTTGGGCCTCAACGCCGCTTAA
- the atpD gene encoding F0F1 ATP synthase subunit beta produces MANAKGKITQVIGAVVDVQFDGDLPQILNALTTDNGGKTLVLEVAQHLGEGTVRAIAMDATEGLVRGQEVTDTAGPITVPVGRATLGRILNVVGEPVDEGKPLGKTAKRSIHQDAPAFSEQATESVILETGIKVIDLLAPYTKGGKIGLFGGAGVGKTVLIMELINNIAKVHSGVSVFAGVGERTREGNDLYHEMIEGGVIVPDNLEDSKIALVYGQMNEPPGARMRIALTGLTLAEQFRDETGSDVLFFVDNIFRFTQAGSEVSALLGRIPSAVGYQPTLATDMGAMQERITSTKSGSITSVQAVYVPADDLTDPAPATSFAHLDATTVLDRSISEKGIYPAVDPLGSTSRLLDPLIIGDEHYKVATDVQKVLQRYKSLQDIIAILGMDELSEDDKVAVARARKLERFLSQPFDVAKVFTGSDGVQVPLEKTIASFKAVVAGDYDHLPEGAFYMVGDIDEVIAKAERMAADAA; encoded by the coding sequence ATGGCAAATGCAAAAGGCAAAATCACTCAAGTGATCGGCGCCGTTGTTGACGTTCAATTTGATGGCGATCTGCCGCAAATTTTGAACGCTTTGACAACAGACAATGGCGGCAAGACGTTGGTGCTCGAAGTTGCCCAGCACTTGGGCGAGGGTACAGTTCGTGCCATCGCTATGGACGCGACTGAAGGTTTGGTGCGCGGCCAAGAGGTGACCGACACCGCCGGTCCAATCACTGTTCCCGTGGGCCGTGCCACTTTGGGCCGGATCTTGAACGTGGTCGGTGAGCCCGTGGATGAAGGCAAACCTCTCGGCAAGACAGCAAAGCGCAGCATTCACCAGGATGCTCCAGCGTTTTCTGAGCAAGCCACCGAATCTGTGATCTTGGAAACAGGCATCAAAGTGATCGACCTGCTCGCCCCCTATACCAAAGGCGGTAAAATCGGTCTGTTCGGCGGTGCCGGCGTTGGTAAGACTGTTTTGATCATGGAACTGATCAACAACATCGCGAAGGTGCACTCTGGTGTGTCGGTTTTCGCCGGTGTCGGTGAGCGGACCCGTGAAGGTAACGATTTGTACCATGAGATGATCGAGGGCGGTGTGATCGTTCCCGACAATCTTGAAGACTCAAAAATTGCGCTGGTTTATGGCCAAATGAACGAGCCTCCAGGTGCGCGTATGCGGATCGCTTTGACAGGTTTGACCCTGGCCGAGCAATTCCGTGATGAAACCGGTTCGGATGTTTTGTTCTTTGTTGACAACATCTTCCGCTTCACGCAGGCCGGATCTGAAGTGTCTGCGCTTTTGGGTCGTATCCCCTCCGCGGTGGGCTACCAGCCGACATTGGCGACCGATATGGGCGCTATGCAAGAGCGGATCACATCGACCAAATCCGGTTCGATTACATCTGTTCAAGCGGTTTACGTTCCAGCCGATGACTTGACCGACCCTGCGCCGGCCACCTCATTTGCGCATTTGGATGCGACAACTGTTTTGGATCGTTCGATCTCTGAAAAGGGCATCTATCCTGCGGTGGATCCACTCGGCTCCACCTCTCGTTTGCTCGATCCGCTGATCATCGGCGATGAGCACTATAAAGTGGCAACGGATGTTCAGAAGGTTCTGCAGCGTTATAAATCTTTGCAGGACATCATTGCAATTTTGGGCATGGACGAGCTGTCTGAAGACGACAAAGTGGCCGTTGCCCGTGCACGGAAGCTGGAGCGTTTCTTGTCTCAACCGTTTGACGTGGCAAAAGTGTTCACGGGTTCCGATGGTGTTCAAGTGCCTTTGGAAAAAACAATTGCATCCTTTAAAGCGGTTGTGGCCGGTGACTACGATCACCTGCCAGAAGGCGCATTCTACATGGTTGGCGACATCGATGAAGTCATCGCGAAAGCCGAACGCATGGCAGCGGATGCAGCCTAA
- a CDS encoding F0F1 ATP synthase subunit gamma has protein sequence MPNLSDLKNRIASVKSTRKITKAMQMVASAKLRRAQDAAQAGRPYAERFNAVMAGLAASVGASEGGPKLLTGTGSDQTQLLVVMTAERGLCGGFNSNIVKLARIAAKQLLAEGKTVKILTVGKKGRESLKREFGALLVDHVDLSDVKRVGYDNASAIAQNVLHRFDAGEFDVAKIFYSEFGSVVNQIPTELQVIPAKFEAVTDEGTVYDYEPSEEGILADLLPRSVATQIFTALLENAASEQGARMSAMDNATRNAGEMIDKLTIQYNRSRQAKITNELIEIISGAEAL, from the coding sequence ATGCCGAACCTTAGTGACCTAAAAAACAGGATCGCGTCGGTCAAATCGACCCGTAAGATCACAAAGGCGATGCAAATGGTCGCCTCCGCCAAACTGCGCCGCGCACAAGATGCGGCGCAGGCTGGCCGCCCCTATGCGGAACGTTTCAATGCGGTGATGGCTGGTTTGGCCGCCTCCGTTGGCGCGTCCGAAGGGGGACCAAAACTGTTGACAGGCACCGGATCTGATCAAACCCAATTGCTCGTCGTCATGACAGCTGAACGGGGTTTGTGCGGTGGCTTTAACTCGAATATTGTCAAACTGGCACGTATTGCTGCAAAACAGCTGCTGGCCGAAGGCAAAACCGTTAAAATCCTGACCGTTGGTAAAAAGGGCCGTGAATCGCTGAAGCGCGAATTTGGTGCTTTGCTGGTGGATCATGTGGATTTGTCGGATGTGAAGCGCGTGGGCTATGATAATGCCTCTGCAATTGCGCAAAATGTGCTTCACCGGTTTGATGCCGGTGAATTCGATGTGGCTAAAATCTTCTACTCAGAATTTGGCAGTGTCGTAAATCAAATCCCGACCGAGCTGCAGGTGATCCCTGCTAAGTTTGAAGCGGTGACAGATGAAGGCACAGTTTACGATTACGAGCCAAGCGAAGAAGGCATTCTTGCCGACCTGCTGCCGCGCTCGGTTGCAACGCAAATCTTCACGGCTTTGCTGGAAAATGCAGCTTCCGAACAAGGGGCGCGCATGTCAGCTATGGACAATGCCACACGCAACGCTGGTGAAATGATCGACAAGTTGACCATCCAATACAATCGGTCACGTCAAGCCAAGATCACCAACGAGCTTATTGAAATTATTTCGGGCGCTGAAGCGCTCTAA
- the atpA gene encoding F0F1 ATP synthase subunit alpha, with the protein MAIEAAEISAILKDQIKNFGQEAEVAEVGRVLSVGDGIARVYGLDNVQAGEMVEFPGGIQGMALNLESDNVGVVIFGSDRDIKEGDTVKRTNAIVDVPVGPELLGRVVDGLGNPLDGKGPIKTKLRSQADVKAPGIIPRKSVHEPMATGLKSVDAMIPIGRGQRELIIGDRQTGKTAVALDTILNQKSYNDAAADDSEKLYCVYVAVGQKRSTVAQLVKKLEESGAIDYSIVVAATASDPAPMQFLAPYAATSMAEYFRDNGKHALIIYDDLSKQAVSYRQMSLLLRRPPGREAYPGDVFYLHSRLLERSSKLNEDNGSGSLTALPIIETQGGDVSAFIPTNVISITDGQIFLETELFYQGIRPAVNTGLSVSRVGSSAQTNAMKSVAGPVKLELAQYREMAAFAQFGSDLDAATQQLLSRGARLTELMKQPQYAPLTNAEIVCVIYAGTKGYLDKIDVADVGRFEAGLLAHLRGKASDVLAMITKEDPKIKGDAEAKIKAALDDFAADFA; encoded by the coding sequence ATGGCGATCGAAGCTGCAGAAATCTCTGCGATCCTAAAAGACCAGATTAAAAACTTTGGCCAAGAAGCTGAAGTTGCCGAAGTGGGCCGTGTCCTTTCCGTTGGGGATGGTATCGCGCGCGTGTACGGTCTGGACAATGTTCAAGCTGGTGAAATGGTTGAATTCCCCGGCGGCATCCAAGGGATGGCGCTGAACTTGGAATCAGACAACGTTGGTGTTGTTATTTTCGGCTCCGACCGGGACATCAAAGAAGGCGACACGGTCAAGCGGACAAACGCGATTGTGGACGTTCCTGTTGGTCCGGAATTGCTGGGCCGTGTTGTGGACGGTTTGGGCAACCCATTGGACGGCAAAGGTCCGATCAAAACCAAATTGCGCAGCCAAGCGGATGTGAAAGCGCCTGGCATCATCCCGCGTAAATCGGTGCATGAGCCTATGGCAACGGGTTTGAAATCTGTGGACGCCATGATCCCAATTGGACGTGGTCAGCGCGAATTGATCATTGGTGACCGCCAGACCGGTAAAACAGCCGTGGCGCTCGACACGATCTTGAACCAGAAATCATATAATGACGCAGCGGCGGACGATTCCGAAAAACTGTACTGCGTCTATGTGGCGGTCGGTCAAAAGCGTTCGACTGTGGCTCAATTGGTGAAAAAGCTCGAAGAATCTGGCGCGATTGACTATTCAATCGTTGTGGCCGCAACCGCCTCTGACCCTGCACCGATGCAATTCTTGGCACCCTATGCTGCGACCTCCATGGCCGAATATTTCCGCGATAATGGTAAACATGCTTTGATCATCTATGATGATTTGTCCAAGCAAGCGGTCTCTTATCGTCAGATGTCCTTGCTCCTGCGTCGCCCGCCCGGACGTGAAGCCTATCCTGGGGATGTGTTCTATCTTCACTCCAGATTGTTGGAACGCTCTTCAAAGTTGAACGAAGACAATGGATCGGGCTCTTTGACCGCTTTGCCGATCATCGAAACGCAAGGCGGCGACGTTTCTGCCTTTATTCCAACCAACGTGATCTCGATCACAGATGGTCAGATCTTCTTGGAAACAGAATTGTTCTACCAAGGCATCCGCCCTGCGGTGAATACGGGTCTGTCCGTGTCCCGTGTGGGCTCTTCTGCGCAAACCAACGCAATGAAATCTGTGGCAGGTCCGGTGAAACTGGAACTGGCGCAGTATCGTGAGATGGCGGCATTTGCTCAGTTTGGCTCTGACCTTGATGCAGCGACCCAGCAATTGCTGAGCCGTGGCGCGCGTTTGACTGAGCTGATGAAACAGCCGCAGTATGCGCCTTTGACAAATGCTGAAATTGTCTGCGTGATCTACGCCGGCACCAAAGGCTATTTGGATAAGATCGACGTCGCTGACGTAGGGCGTTTCGAAGCGGGGCTTTTGGCGCATCTGCGCGGTAAAGCCAGCGACGTTTTGGCCATGATCACCAAAGAAGATCCGAAGATCAAAGGTGATGCGGAAGCAAAAATCAAAGCTGCGCTGGACGACTTCGCCGCAGATTTCGCATAA
- a CDS encoding F0F1 ATP synthase subunit delta, translated as MSEPASISSGIASRYATAVFSLAKDDKKLKPLEADVDVLESALSESADLRALVTSPVYTRAEMGQAITAVAQKMKLQPMMVNTLSLMAAKRRLFVLPSLLAALRARIAEDKGEVTAEVTSAKALTKTQATKLAKTLKAQLDLDVKIKATVDESLIGGLVVKVGSKMIDTSIRSKLNALQNTMKEVG; from the coding sequence TTGTCCGAACCAGCATCGATCTCGTCTGGTATTGCAAGCCGCTACGCAACAGCGGTGTTTTCGCTTGCCAAGGACGACAAGAAGTTGAAGCCACTGGAGGCTGATGTAGATGTGCTGGAGAGCGCATTGAGCGAAAGCGCAGATTTGCGCGCTTTGGTGACATCACCTGTTTATACACGCGCAGAAATGGGGCAGGCGATCACAGCCGTGGCCCAGAAAATGAAATTGCAACCAATGATGGTCAATACGCTGTCGTTGATGGCAGCGAAGCGCCGTTTGTTCGTATTGCCCAGCCTTTTGGCAGCACTGCGCGCGCGCATCGCGGAAGATAAAGGCGAGGTGACCGCTGAGGTGACTTCTGCCAAAGCGTTGACCAAAACGCAGGCCACGAAATTGGCCAAAACACTCAAGGCCCAATTGGACCTTGATGTGAAAATCAAAGCGACTGTTGATGAAAGCCTCATCGGCGGTCTTGTTGTTAAAGTGGGCTCGAAGATGATCGACACCTCGATCCGCTCCAAGCTCAATGCCCTTCAGAACACAATGAAAGAGGTCGGATAA
- a CDS encoding class I SAM-dependent methyltransferase — protein MHLDVRELRAFYYRSFLGRSVQATIREQVLRLWPQARHEAVLGYGFAAPLLRPYLSSARRVTALMPARQGVMHWPPGLPNCSVLCEETRWPVETGSIDKLLVLHGLDTSEHAAAVLEECYRVLAPAGRAIFIVPNRASLWARREGTPFSFARPYTAGQLESRLKWHGFLPEYHVTALYQPPWSGPFWRRMSGPIERIGQTIPAWRGGGVLILEVSKQVPRPRRPGLGQIISRPLGLLEGIKAADPISAQSGNL, from the coding sequence ATGCATTTAGATGTGCGTGAGCTGCGGGCGTTTTATTATCGGTCCTTTTTGGGGCGCTCGGTTCAGGCAACGATTCGAGAGCAGGTTTTGCGTCTATGGCCGCAAGCGCGGCATGAGGCGGTGCTCGGCTATGGCTTTGCAGCGCCGCTTTTGCGCCCTTATTTGAGCTCGGCGCGGCGGGTGACAGCCTTGATGCCTGCGCGGCAAGGGGTCATGCATTGGCCGCCGGGCCTGCCCAATTGCTCGGTGCTTTGCGAAGAGACCCGCTGGCCGGTGGAAACCGGCTCGATTGACAAGCTCTTGGTGCTGCATGGGCTTGATACGTCAGAACATGCCGCTGCGGTGCTGGAGGAATGTTACCGGGTGCTTGCACCTGCCGGCCGCGCCATTTTTATCGTGCCCAATAGAGCCAGTCTTTGGGCGCGCCGAGAAGGCACGCCCTTCTCCTTTGCGCGCCCCTATACCGCCGGGCAGTTGGAATCTCGGCTGAAATGGCATGGGTTCTTGCCGGAGTATCATGTGACGGCCCTTTACCAGCCGCCTTGGTCTGGACCGTTTTGGCGGCGCATGTCTGGGCCGATTGAGCGCATTGGGCAAACGATCCCGGCTTGGCGCGGGGGGGGTGTTTTGATTCTGGAGGTGAGTAAGCAAGTGCCGCGTCCTCGCCGGCCTGGCTTGGGGCAGATCATCTCGCGGCCCTTGGGGCTTTTGGAGGGGATCAAAGCTGCAGATCCAATTTCTGCGCAATCGGGCAACCTTTGA
- the gloB gene encoding hydroxyacylglutathione hydrolase — MVNSNVTIYTLPCLSDNYAYVVHNSASGTAAVVDVPESGPLVDKISELNVHVTDIFLTHHHWDHIDGLPDLQAALTGPLSQAPARVIGAKADAHRLPTLDQAVSPGDRLTLCGIEGDIYDVSGHTLGHLALHLPSAKAVFTADSLMAMGCGRLFEGSAAQMWHSLQQLRALPQDTWVYSGHEYTASNMAFTQSLDEDNPAIAARAAQITEDRAAGRPTVPSLLALEMQTNPFLRADDPALQAAVGMAGATAEQVFTEIRARKDKF, encoded by the coding sequence ATGGTAAATTCGAATGTCACAATTTACACCCTGCCCTGCCTGTCAGACAATTATGCCTATGTTGTTCACAACAGCGCTTCCGGCACGGCAGCGGTTGTCGATGTGCCAGAATCGGGGCCTTTGGTCGATAAGATTTCCGAGCTGAATGTGCACGTCACCGACATATTTTTGACTCACCACCATTGGGATCACATTGATGGGCTTCCCGATCTGCAAGCCGCTTTGACCGGCCCTTTGAGCCAAGCGCCCGCTCGGGTCATCGGTGCCAAAGCCGACGCGCATCGCCTGCCCACTTTGGATCAGGCCGTCAGCCCAGGGGATCGCCTCACGCTTTGCGGCATTGAAGGGGATATCTATGACGTCTCCGGCCATACGCTGGGTCACCTAGCGCTGCATTTGCCAAGTGCAAAAGCGGTGTTCACAGCCGACAGTTTGATGGCTATGGGCTGCGGCCGTCTGTTTGAGGGGTCAGCGGCGCAAATGTGGCACAGCCTGCAGCAGCTCCGTGCACTGCCGCAAGACACATGGGTTTACTCAGGGCATGAATACACAGCCTCCAATATGGCCTTCACGCAGTCTTTGGACGAAGACAATCCGGCCATCGCCGCCCGTGCCGCTCAAATCACCGAAGATCGCGCTGCAGGTCGCCCGACGGTGCCAAGCCTCTTGGCTCTTGAGATGCAAACCAATCCGTTTTTGCGCGCCGACGATCCAGCCCTGCAGGCGGCCGTCGGCATGGCAGGCGCCACCGCCGAGCAGGTTTTCACGGAAATCCGCGCCCGAAAAGATAAGTTTTAG
- the clpA gene encoding ATP-dependent Clp protease ATP-binding subunit ClpA, with product MPSFSASLENAIHEALAAANARKHELATLEHLLLALLDEPDAAKVMRACSVDLKLLRKALVDFIEDDLSTLITDVDGSEAVPTAAFQRVIQRAAIHVQSSGRTEVTGANVLVAIFAERESNAAYFLQEQDMTRYDAVNFIAHGVAKDPDFIESRPIVGAEDEAEMFDGEPHETAEKESALAKYCIDLNEKSAKGNVDPLIGRDHEVERCIQVLCRRRKNNPILVGDPGVGKTAIAEGLARKITQGQTPAILSKTTIYSLDMGALLAGTRYRGDFEERLKAVMKEMEEHDDAVLFIDEIHTVIGAGATSGGAMDASNLLKPALQGGKLRCMGSTTYKEFRQHFEKDRALARRFQKIDVAEPSVEDSVKILKGLKPYFEEHHDVKYTSDAIKTAVELAARYINDRKLPDKAIDVIDEAGAAQHLLSDSKRRKTIGVKEIEAVVAKIARIPPKSVSKDDAEVLRDLEAGLKRVVFGQDTAIEALASAIKLARAGLREPEKPIGNYLFTGPTGVGKTEVAKQLADGLGVKLIRFDMSEYMEKHAISRLIGAPPGYVGFDQGGMLTDSVDQDPHCVLLLDEIEKAHPDVFNILLQVMDHGKLTDHNGRTTDFRNVVLIMTSNAGASEMSKAAIGFGRERREGEDTQAIERTFTPEFRNRLDAVVSFAPLDRDVIAQVVEKFVLQLEAQLMDRNVSIEITKAAADWLGEKGYDSKMGARPLGRVIQEHIKKPLAEELLFGKLTKGGVVKVGVKAGALDLKIEEPQKPRITNKDKKPPLLTAE from the coding sequence GTGCCATCATTTTCCGCATCATTAGAAAACGCCATCCACGAAGCGCTGGCCGCTGCCAATGCCCGCAAACATGAATTGGCAACTTTGGAACACTTGCTCCTGGCCCTTCTCGATGAACCCGATGCTGCAAAAGTCATGCGCGCCTGCTCTGTCGATCTCAAGCTCCTGCGCAAAGCTCTTGTCGACTTTATTGAGGACGACCTCAGCACACTGATCACCGATGTGGATGGATCAGAGGCCGTTCCAACCGCCGCCTTTCAGCGTGTGATCCAACGGGCCGCCATACATGTGCAATCTTCCGGGCGCACAGAAGTGACGGGCGCCAATGTTTTGGTCGCAATATTTGCCGAACGCGAGAGCAACGCGGCCTATTTCCTGCAAGAGCAAGACATGACCCGCTATGATGCGGTGAATTTCATCGCCCACGGGGTGGCCAAAGATCCCGACTTTATCGAAAGCCGGCCAATCGTTGGCGCTGAAGATGAGGCGGAAATGTTTGACGGCGAACCCCATGAGACCGCCGAAAAAGAGAGCGCTTTGGCAAAATATTGCATCGATCTCAATGAAAAATCTGCCAAGGGCAATGTTGATCCGCTGATTGGCCGCGACCATGAGGTTGAGCGCTGCATCCAGGTGCTGTGCCGCCGCCGCAAAAACAACCCGATTCTGGTCGGCGATCCCGGCGTCGGCAAAACAGCCATTGCCGAGGGTCTGGCGCGCAAAATTACCCAGGGCCAAACCCCAGCGATCCTGTCCAAAACGACCATCTATTCACTCGACATGGGCGCACTTTTGGCGGGAACACGCTATCGGGGCGATTTTGAAGAGCGCCTCAAAGCCGTGATGAAGGAGATGGAGGAGCATGATGATGCGGTGCTTTTCATCGACGAAATTCACACGGTCATCGGTGCCGGTGCAACCTCCGGTGGGGCAATGGATGCCTCAAACCTTTTGAAACCCGCGCTGCAGGGCGGCAAACTGCGCTGCATGGGCTCAACAACTTATAAAGAATTCCGGCAGCATTTTGAAAAAGATCGCGCTCTGGCCCGCCGGTTTCAGAAAATTGATGTGGCCGAACCTTCCGTGGAAGACAGCGTGAAAATCCTAAAAGGGTTGAAACCCTATTTTGAAGAGCACCACGACGTAAAATATACCTCCGATGCCATCAAAACCGCTGTCGAATTGGCCGCGCGCTATATCAATGATCGCAAATTACCGGACAAGGCCATCGATGTGATTGACGAGGCCGGCGCAGCGCAGCATTTGCTGAGTGACAGCAAGCGGCGCAAAACCATCGGGGTGAAAGAGATTGAAGCGGTCGTCGCAAAAATTGCGCGAATTCCGCCCAAATCCGTATCGAAAGACGATGCGGAAGTTTTGCGCGATCTTGAAGCCGGTCTAAAACGGGTGGTCTTTGGCCAGGATACGGCGATTGAAGCCTTGGCCTCGGCGATCAAACTGGCCCGCGCGGGTCTGCGTGAACCAGAAAAGCCCATCGGCAATTATCTATTTACCGGGCCCACCGGCGTCGGCAAAACCGAAGTGGCCAAACAATTGGCCGATGGTCTGGGCGTCAAGCTGATCCGCTTTGACATGTCCGAATATATGGAGAAACACGCCATCAGCCGCTTGATCGGTGCGCCTCCCGGCTATGTCGGCTTTGATCAAGGCGGCATGTTAACCGACAGTGTCGATCAAGACCCCCATTGCGTGCTCTTGTTGGATGAAATCGAAAAAGCACACCCGGATGTGTTCAACATCCTTCTGCAGGTCATGGATCACGGTAAATTGACAGATCACAATGGCCGCACCACGGATTTCCGCAATGTGGTGTTGATCATGACCTCCAATGCCGGAGCGTCAGAAATGTCCAAGGCCGCAATCGGATTTGGGCGCGAACGTCGCGAGGGCGAAGACACCCAAGCCATTGAACGCACCTTCACGCCCGAGTTCCGCAATCGCCTCGATGCGGTGGTGAGTTTCGCGCCATTAGACCGCGATGTCATCGCGCAGGTGGTCGAAAAATTTGTTCTGCAACTTGAAGCGCAATTGATGGATCGCAATGTGTCCATCGAGATTACCAAAGCGGCCGCCGATTGGCTCGGCGAAAAGGGTTACGATTCCAAAATGGGCGCGCGTCCCTTGGGCCGGGTGATCCAAGAGCATATCAAAAAGCCATTGGCCGAAGAATTGCTCTTTGGCAAACTCACCAAAGGCGGCGTGGTCAAAGTTGGTGTGAAAGCTGGCGCGTTGGATTTGAAAATCGAAGAGCCTCAAAAGCCGCGGATCACCAATAAAGACAAGAAACCTCCGCTTTTGACCGCCGAGTAG